One window of Prochlorococcus marinus XMU1408 genomic DNA carries:
- the cysS gene encoding cysteine--tRNA ligase, whose product MSLKFTNTLSKKKEDFISINPNQVKIYCCGVTVYDLCHLGHARSYLNWDVLRRFLIWKGFEVKFVQNFTDIDDKIINRANKEGCSTDELSERNIDEFHKDMDTLCILRPSSMPRATKCLHQIINFIQELEQKKVAYSSNGDVYFSVDKHKNYGKLSGREVENQIDNAAGRLKTNQKESKKNSLDFALWKKSKSGEVSYSSPWGNGRPGWHIECSAMVKQELGESIDIHLGGSDLIFPHHENEIAQSETCNGKELAKYWLHNGMVNVRGEKMSKSLGNFTTIRSLLDEGISPMTLRFFVLQTNYRKPLDFTEEALKASSKGWERLNNCLSFGYIYKIKDQAKNEINLGKPIKRSANSKLDKYSCKLLSDFENYMDDDLNTSGALSILFELSQPIKKCLILLRGKDINEVDEDILNQVFNKWELLTELAGVLGLKVNLNQEKPKNNTEPDTNKIEELIKNRSIAKANKDFLLADKIRADLKNIGIDLIDKPKGVTEWKQHSD is encoded by the coding sequence TTGTCCCTAAAATTCACAAACACCTTATCCAAAAAGAAAGAGGATTTTATTTCTATAAATCCTAATCAAGTTAAAATATATTGTTGTGGTGTAACTGTTTATGATCTTTGTCATCTTGGTCATGCAAGAAGTTATCTTAATTGGGATGTATTAAGACGGTTTTTAATTTGGAAAGGATTTGAAGTTAAATTTGTACAAAACTTCACTGATATTGATGACAAAATTATTAATCGGGCAAATAAAGAAGGATGTTCTACTGATGAATTAAGTGAAAGAAATATTGATGAATTTCACAAAGATATGGATACTCTTTGCATTCTTAGACCAAGTAGTATGCCAAGAGCAACAAAATGCCTCCATCAAATTATTAATTTCATACAAGAATTAGAACAAAAAAAAGTAGCTTACTCATCAAATGGTGATGTTTATTTTTCAGTAGATAAACATAAAAATTATGGGAAACTTAGTGGAAGAGAAGTTGAGAATCAAATAGATAATGCAGCAGGGAGATTAAAAACAAATCAAAAAGAAAGTAAAAAGAACTCGCTTGATTTTGCTCTCTGGAAAAAGTCCAAATCAGGTGAGGTTAGCTACTCTTCGCCTTGGGGCAATGGCAGACCAGGTTGGCATATTGAGTGTTCAGCAATGGTTAAACAAGAATTAGGAGAAAGTATTGATATTCACCTTGGTGGATCAGACTTGATATTTCCTCATCATGAGAATGAAATAGCTCAATCTGAAACCTGTAATGGGAAAGAGTTAGCAAAATACTGGCTTCACAATGGAATGGTTAATGTGAGGGGTGAAAAAATGAGTAAATCGCTAGGGAATTTTACAACCATTAGGTCTTTATTAGATGAAGGTATTTCACCTATGACTTTGAGATTTTTTGTCTTACAAACTAATTACCGGAAGCCCCTAGATTTTACTGAAGAAGCGCTAAAAGCTTCTTCAAAAGGCTGGGAAAGATTAAATAATTGCCTGTCTTTTGGTTATATTTATAAAATTAAAGATCAAGCTAAAAACGAAATCAACCTAGGTAAACCGATAAAAAGATCTGCCAACAGTAAACTTGATAAATACTCATGTAAATTATTATCAGACTTTGAAAACTATATGGATGACGATCTAAATACATCTGGAGCTTTATCTATACTTTTTGAATTGTCTCAACCTATTAAAAAGTGCCTAATTTTATTAAGAGGGAAAGATATCAATGAAGTTGACGAAGATATTTTAAATCAAGTTTTTAATAAATGGGAACTACTCACTGAGTTAGCAGGAGTTCTGGGCTTAAAAGTAAATTTAAATCAAGAAAAACCAAAAAACAATACTGAACCTGACACTAATAAAATTGAAGAGCTTATCAAGAATAGATCTATAGCAAAAGCTAATAAAGACTTTTTACTCGCTGATAAAATAAGAGCTGATTTAAAAAATATTGGAATTGATTTAATTGATAAACCTAAAGGGGTTACAGAATGGAAACAACATTCAGATTAA
- a CDS encoding tetratricopeptide repeat-containing sulfotransferase family protein, whose translation MKGFGNKQTNRKKGNSSSLQKEINKITKSSNEQLIKKALKYHSEGDFLNAERQYKLCLKQESNDPRVLSNYGLICKEAGRFEEAIKLWKKSIELYPENPTPYYNLSNLLIDIQRFKEAEVFIKEVINIKPDDYKMHYNLGITLRNNSKGKEAISSFQNSIKLKPDFTEALSNLSATYLEIGNIKDAKVSIKKAIEFEPKEPTLYLNLSKILQENSELKDAEKYIKIAINLNPKLAEAHSNLATILIELGNLKEAELSSRKAIELNPDFAPAYSNMATIMRDIGNLKEAELYIRKAIDINPNYAKAYYIHSLLRSSKNDKKWQHNLFSKNILNNQSERNKIDIYFARSNIHHMEINYKLSSKNLILANNLKLNIEPSNSKILINKSKELLIESEKIEINQNDNLNSCISIFIVGMPRSGSTLLESILSMNNNVKDLGEINILEESFEESKRIDQGLNFYELYRTKTNKYNAKCNITTNKWLYNYQYAGIISKGIINPKIIHCFRNPLDNILSIYRAHFAGNEYSSSLVDCAKVYLDQEEVMIEYKNRFRSKIYDLNYDLLVTNPHKEIKSLISWLGWEWNESYLSPHLNQRSISTASSVQARSPINSKSIGGWKNYKEMLQPAMEILSKADGYQELTF comes from the coding sequence ATGAAAGGTTTTGGGAATAAACAAACTAATAGAAAGAAAGGAAATAGTTCGAGTCTTCAAAAAGAAATTAATAAGATTACTAAATCTTCTAATGAGCAGTTAATTAAAAAAGCACTAAAATATCATTCTGAAGGCGACTTTTTAAATGCCGAAAGACAATATAAATTATGCTTAAAACAAGAGTCTAATGATCCTAGAGTCCTATCTAATTATGGTTTGATATGCAAAGAAGCTGGTAGATTTGAAGAAGCGATAAAACTATGGAAAAAATCAATTGAATTGTATCCAGAAAATCCAACACCATATTATAATCTTTCTAATTTATTAATAGATATTCAAAGATTTAAAGAAGCAGAAGTATTTATTAAAGAAGTTATCAATATTAAACCTGATGACTATAAAATGCATTATAATTTAGGAATAACATTAAGAAATAATAGTAAAGGAAAAGAAGCAATATCATCTTTTCAAAATTCAATTAAACTTAAACCAGACTTTACAGAAGCTCTTTCAAATCTTTCTGCAACTTATCTGGAAATTGGTAATATAAAAGATGCAAAAGTATCAATTAAAAAAGCTATTGAATTTGAGCCTAAAGAACCAACATTATATTTGAATTTGAGTAAAATTTTACAAGAAAATAGTGAATTAAAAGATGCAGAAAAATATATTAAAATTGCAATCAATCTTAATCCAAAACTTGCAGAGGCTCATTCTAATCTGGCGACAATATTGATAGAGCTAGGTAATTTAAAAGAGGCAGAATTATCTAGTCGTAAGGCAATTGAATTAAATCCTGATTTCGCTCCGGCTTACTCAAATATGGCAACTATCATGAGAGATATTGGTAACTTAAAGGAGGCAGAATTATATATTCGAAAAGCTATTGACATAAATCCTAATTACGCAAAAGCTTACTATATTCATTCACTACTTAGATCTTCTAAAAATGATAAAAAATGGCAACATAACCTTTTCTCTAAAAATATATTAAATAATCAATCAGAAAGAAATAAAATTGATATCTACTTTGCAAGATCAAATATTCATCATATGGAAATAAATTACAAATTAAGCTCCAAGAATCTTATATTAGCTAATAATTTAAAATTAAATATTGAGCCATCTAACTCTAAGATTTTAATAAATAAATCCAAGGAATTACTCATTGAAAGTGAAAAGATTGAAATAAATCAAAATGATAATTTAAACTCTTGCATAAGTATTTTTATTGTAGGGATGCCAAGAAGTGGATCAACACTTCTTGAATCAATTCTTAGTATGAACAATAATGTTAAAGATTTGGGCGAAATTAACATCCTTGAAGAATCATTTGAAGAGAGTAAAAGAATTGATCAAGGATTAAATTTCTATGAATTATATAGAACTAAAACAAATAAATATAATGCTAAATGTAATATCACAACCAATAAATGGTTATACAACTATCAATATGCTGGGATTATTAGCAAGGGGATAATTAATCCTAAAATAATTCACTGTTTTCGTAATCCTCTAGATAATATTCTCTCTATTTACCGTGCACATTTTGCAGGTAATGAATATTCTTCTTCATTGGTTGATTGTGCAAAAGTTTATTTAGATCAAGAGGAAGTAATGATAGAATATAAGAATAGATTTCGTTCGAAAATATATGATTTGAATTATGATTTATTAGTCACTAATCCTCATAAAGAAATTAAATCTTTGATCTCTTGGTTGGGTTGGGAATGGAACGAGTCATATCTATCACCTCATCTCAATCAACGCTCAATTTCCACGGCAAGTAGTGTTCAAGCACGATCACCTATTAATTCAAAATCTATAGGTGGATGGAAAAACTATAAAGAGATGCTCCAACCTGCTATGGAAATCCTATCTAAGGCTGATGGCTATCAAGAATTAACTTTTTAA
- the polA gene encoding DNA polymerase I, whose translation MKEIKKPTLLLIDGHSLAFRSFYAFSKGGEGGLTTKDGFPTSVTYGFLKSLLDNCKSLKPKGITIAFDTAEPTFRHKEDPNYKANRDVAPDIFFQDLDKLEEILKENLNLSICKAPGYEADDVLGTLANNAAEKGWSVRILSGDRDLFQLVDDARDIAVLYMGGGPYAKSGNPKLIKEEGVREKLGVNPNKVIDLKALTGDSSDNIPGVKGVGPKTAINLLNENNDLDGVYKSLQELEKEGEKAKRGAIKGAVRLKLKADKDNAYLSRKLAEILIKIPISPKIEHKLEGINESKLTESLEKLELYSLLKQVSTFKALFSKEGLSEQGHNHSLKESKIVNNKSKNIELNRLNETKEIPLIEPKIIDNLEELNNFVAQIMKHTDTTKPIAIDTETTNLNPFKAELVGLGFCFGESLKDIVYIPIGHQNKEDNLIEINQVNQLKIEDVIYALKDWFSSNENPKTLQNAKYDRLILLRHGIILNGVVIDTLLADYICDATLKHSLDEIAYREFGFKPKSFSDVVKKGEDFSYVDIKSASMYCGMDVYLTRKLAIIYINRLKETSTKLINLLKEVEQPLEQVLAEIESTGIIIDTPYLKDLSLELTKTLNTIEQEVYKVAGSEFNLSSPKQLGELLFEKLDLDRKKSRKTKTGWSTDAGVLEKLESDHTIVKMIIEHRTISKLLNTYVDALPQLIEKETGRVHTDFNQAVTATGRLSSSNPNLQNIPVRTEFSRRIRKAFLPQKDWKLLSADYSQIELRILTHLSGEEVLKNAYLKNEDVHSLTAKLLFEKDAIDADERRIGKTINFGVIYGMGAQRFARSTGVSLIEAKYFLSKFKERYPAVFKFLEYQERLALSQGFVETLLGRRRYFHFNKNGLGRLLGTPPNEIDLTTARRAGMEAQQLRAAANAPIQGTSADIIKLAMIQLHSALRKTGLAAKILLQVHDELVLEVDPKDLEETKLLVQNTMENAIKLSVPLIVETGVGVNWMEAK comes from the coding sequence ATGAAAGAAATAAAAAAACCAACTTTATTATTAATAGATGGCCACTCATTAGCTTTTAGAAGTTTTTATGCTTTTAGCAAAGGGGGGGAAGGAGGCCTTACCACAAAAGATGGTTTTCCTACGAGTGTTACCTATGGTTTTCTAAAAAGCCTTCTAGATAATTGCAAATCTCTCAAACCAAAAGGGATAACAATTGCTTTTGATACCGCTGAGCCAACATTTCGCCACAAAGAAGATCCAAACTACAAAGCGAATCGAGATGTCGCACCAGATATATTTTTTCAAGATTTAGACAAGCTTGAAGAGATTCTCAAAGAAAACCTTAATCTCTCAATCTGCAAAGCTCCAGGCTATGAGGCGGATGATGTCTTAGGAACACTCGCCAACAATGCCGCTGAAAAAGGATGGAGTGTCAGAATTCTTTCTGGAGATAGAGACTTATTCCAATTAGTGGATGATGCAAGAGACATAGCAGTCTTGTACATGGGAGGTGGTCCCTACGCAAAAAGCGGAAATCCTAAACTTATTAAGGAAGAAGGCGTAAGGGAGAAACTTGGAGTCAATCCAAACAAGGTTATTGACCTGAAAGCTTTAACTGGTGATAGCTCAGATAATATTCCAGGAGTAAAAGGAGTTGGTCCAAAAACGGCTATAAATCTTTTAAACGAAAACAATGATCTTGATGGAGTCTATAAATCACTCCAAGAGCTAGAGAAAGAAGGAGAAAAAGCTAAACGAGGCGCCATAAAAGGAGCCGTAAGATTAAAGCTAAAAGCAGACAAAGATAATGCATATCTCTCAAGAAAACTTGCAGAAATATTAATTAAAATTCCTATAAGTCCAAAAATAGAACATAAATTAGAAGGTATTAACGAATCAAAACTAACTGAAAGCCTTGAAAAACTTGAGTTATATAGTTTATTAAAACAAGTTTCAACTTTTAAAGCTCTATTTTCTAAAGAAGGATTATCAGAGCAAGGCCATAATCACTCATTAAAAGAAAGTAAGATCGTTAATAATAAGAGTAAGAATATTGAACTAAATAGGCTTAATGAAACAAAAGAGATTCCTCTCATAGAGCCCAAGATTATAGACAATCTGGAAGAACTTAATAATTTTGTTGCACAAATAATGAAACATACTGATACGACAAAGCCAATAGCCATTGATACCGAAACAACCAATTTGAATCCTTTTAAAGCTGAACTTGTTGGCTTAGGATTTTGTTTTGGTGAATCATTAAAAGATATAGTTTATATACCAATAGGACATCAAAACAAAGAAGATAATTTAATAGAAATTAATCAAGTAAATCAATTAAAGATTGAAGACGTTATCTATGCACTTAAGGATTGGTTCTCTAGCAATGAAAATCCTAAAACCCTACAGAATGCTAAATACGACAGACTAATTTTGCTAAGACATGGAATTATATTAAATGGCGTCGTAATTGATACTTTGCTTGCAGATTATATATGTGATGCAACTCTTAAACATAGTTTAGATGAAATTGCTTATAGAGAATTTGGATTTAAGCCCAAAAGTTTTTCTGATGTTGTCAAAAAAGGTGAAGACTTCTCTTATGTGGACATTAAGTCTGCAAGCATGTACTGCGGGATGGACGTTTATTTAACAAGAAAATTAGCAATTATTTATATTAATAGATTAAAAGAAACAAGTACAAAATTAATAAACTTACTCAAAGAAGTTGAACAACCACTTGAGCAGGTTTTAGCGGAAATTGAATCCACAGGCATCATTATTGATACACCTTATTTAAAAGATTTATCTTTAGAATTAACAAAAACATTAAATACTATCGAGCAAGAAGTTTATAAGGTTGCAGGAAGTGAGTTTAACCTTTCATCACCTAAACAATTAGGTGAATTACTTTTTGAGAAACTTGATTTAGATAGGAAAAAATCAAGAAAAACAAAAACAGGATGGAGTACAGATGCAGGTGTATTGGAAAAGCTGGAATCAGACCATACGATAGTAAAAATGATCATTGAACATCGCACTATAAGCAAGTTACTTAATACTTATGTAGATGCTTTGCCTCAGCTTATTGAAAAAGAAACGGGAAGAGTACATACAGATTTCAATCAAGCCGTAACAGCTACTGGAAGATTAAGTAGTAGCAATCCAAATCTCCAAAACATCCCTGTCAGAACTGAATTTAGTAGACGAATAAGAAAAGCTTTTCTTCCGCAAAAAGATTGGAAACTTTTAAGCGCAGACTATTCACAAATTGAACTTCGTATACTTACACATCTTTCAGGTGAAGAAGTACTAAAAAATGCTTATTTAAAAAATGAAGATGTCCACTCTTTAACAGCAAAACTTTTATTTGAAAAAGATGCCATTGACGCCGATGAAAGAAGAATAGGAAAAACAATAAATTTTGGGGTTATTTATGGTATGGGGGCTCAAAGGTTTGCAAGATCAACGGGCGTTTCATTAATAGAAGCAAAATATTTTTTAAGTAAATTCAAAGAACGTTATCCAGCCGTTTTTAAATTTTTAGAATATCAAGAAAGACTTGCCCTAAGCCAAGGGTTTGTTGAAACATTGCTAGGGAGAAGACGATATTTTCATTTCAATAAAAATGGGCTTGGAAGACTTCTGGGAACTCCACCAAATGAAATTGATTTAACTACGGCCAGAAGAGCAGGTATGGAAGCACAACAATTAAGAGCCGCAGCAAACGCACCTATTCAAGGCACAAGTGCAGACATCATTAAGCTAGCAATGATTCAATTACATTCAGCTTTAAGAAAGACTGGGTTGGCAGCGAAAATTCTACTTCAAGTGCATGATGAACTCGTGCTAGAAGTTGATCCTAAAGATTTGGAGGAAACAAAACTTCTTGTCCAAAACACTATGGAAAATGCTATAAAACTTAGTGTTCCTCTTATCGTTGAAACTGGCGTTGGAGTAAATTGGATGGAGGCAAAATAG
- a CDS encoding tetratricopeptide repeat protein: MEEVSPKGNQIDIPCTETITIPIPIAQKEIKTYLSTKTAKKLSKEQLITQTYKDLLEGNITVTDAEKYYQDLISEGLNDHRIFFYYGSVLQILGKLKEAEISYLKAIELNPTFANTHANLGVIFKTQGKLEQAEISCLKAIELNPTFANAYVNLGNIFREVKKHEEAIKSYLKAIELNPTFAEAHSNLGVLLIDLDKLEKAELSFRKAIEHKPDLADAHYNLGVILRKLEKSKEAKLSFQKTIDLKPNFSAAHYNLGILYNLEGKYKDASYSFRLALADDFMPNHIRYHLANALENEAKYLSSQAFEKSDIRAIHELENQKLSKYKKKNIIINEGLILKLNKISKSINCLYGFNGFGSHAINSGPCGIFACLFFLQWNSRFINEVKIGFKILKTSNQCDHIFILLPNNQLFDGGLGVHRSNIYKVKDTKLIIMKKYNLNLLDKYSYGLIREYGHSCPNFSISKTTETIAKHLDEVYYG; this comes from the coding sequence CCAAAACAGCCAAAAAACTGTCTAAAGAGCAATTAATCACCCAAACTTATAAAGACCTTTTAGAAGGAAATATTACTGTTACTGATGCAGAAAAGTATTATCAAGATTTGATTAGTGAAGGTTTAAATGATCATAGGATTTTTTTTTATTATGGAAGCGTTTTACAGATACTTGGCAAATTAAAAGAAGCAGAAATTTCATACCTCAAAGCAATTGAACTAAATCCTACTTTCGCTAATACTCATGCAAATCTGGGAGTAATATTTAAAACACAAGGCAAATTAGAACAAGCAGAAATTTCATGCCTCAAAGCAATTGAACTGAATCCTACTTTCGCCAATGCTTATGTAAATCTAGGAAATATATTTAGAGAAGTTAAAAAGCATGAAGAAGCAATAAAATCATACCTCAAAGCAATTGAACTGAATCCTACTTTTGCAGAAGCACATTCCAATCTAGGAGTATTATTAATTGATCTAGATAAATTAGAAAAAGCAGAATTATCTTTTAGAAAAGCGATAGAACACAAACCTGATTTAGCAGATGCGCATTATAATCTGGGAGTCATATTGAGGAAACTTGAAAAATCAAAAGAAGCAAAATTATCTTTTCAAAAGACCATAGATTTAAAGCCTAATTTCTCTGCTGCACATTACAATCTAGGGATTTTATATAATTTAGAAGGTAAATATAAAGATGCCTCATATAGTTTTCGTTTAGCTTTAGCTGATGACTTTATGCCGAATCACATTCGTTATCATTTGGCAAATGCTTTAGAAAATGAAGCAAAATATTTATCTTCTCAAGCCTTTGAAAAAAGTGATATTAGAGCCATACATGAATTAGAAAATCAAAAACTTTCCAAGTATAAAAAGAAAAATATTATAATAAATGAGGGTTTAATTCTGAAACTAAATAAAATCTCAAAATCTATTAATTGTCTTTATGGATTTAATGGATTTGGCTCGCATGCTATTAATTCAGGACCTTGTGGTATATTTGCTTGTTTATTTTTTTTACAATGGAATTCAAGATTTATTAATGAAGTAAAGATCGGATTTAAGATATTAAAAACTTCAAATCAATGTGATCATATTTTTATTTTACTACCAAATAATCAGTTATTCGATGGTGGATTAGGAGTACATAGATCTAATATTTATAAAGTAAAAGATACTAAATTAATTATTATGAAAAAATATAATCTAAACCTTTTAGATAAATATTCATATGGACTAATTAGGGAGTATGGGCACTCATGTCCTAACTTTTCAATCAGCAAAACAACTGAGACAATAGCTAAACACCTAGATGAAGTTTATTATGGATAA
- a CDS encoding efflux RND transporter periplasmic adaptor subunit produces MIWKNLKKKKVLGFVALSVLTIGGISFKLSKEDDSNKDLTAFTVSAENGSLPGLITASGELKANKSVNVSPKRQGILDEIFVEEGDQVMKGDLIAKMDFGDLEFRIDELRANYETQKASYLRRKILFNEGAISAEEYEEYKNRFLRSEAKFKQIEIEENETNIRAPFRGVVTSRYAVPGAFVTPTTSASSSREGGATSSSIVKLSQGLEIVAKVPESDIGRIKTGQEATIRVDAFPDKRFEAFVSKVSPSAIKNNNVTSFEVTLLLSNRPEDLRLGMTSDINFETGATKISTLIPTVAIVTEGGEAGVLIVGKNNQPTFKKVELGTSSGSKTAIISGLKPGEKVFIDLPPWAKKTKS; encoded by the coding sequence ATGATTTGGAAAAATTTAAAAAAGAAAAAAGTTTTAGGCTTCGTCGCTCTTTCAGTTTTAACTATTGGTGGGATCTCTTTTAAACTTTCAAAAGAGGATGATTCAAACAAAGACTTAACTGCATTTACAGTTTCGGCTGAGAATGGAAGCTTGCCCGGTTTAATCACAGCAAGCGGTGAATTAAAAGCAAATAAAAGTGTAAATGTAAGCCCAAAAAGACAAGGAATACTTGATGAGATTTTTGTAGAGGAAGGAGACCAAGTTATGAAAGGAGATTTAATTGCAAAAATGGATTTTGGAGACTTGGAATTTAGAATTGACGAACTTAGAGCTAATTATGAGACTCAGAAAGCTAGCTACCTAAGAAGAAAGATACTTTTTAATGAAGGAGCTATCAGTGCAGAAGAATATGAAGAATATAAAAATAGGTTTTTAAGAAGTGAAGCTAAATTTAAACAAATAGAAATCGAAGAGAATGAAACCAACATAAGGGCACCATTCAGAGGAGTGGTAACAAGCAGATACGCCGTTCCTGGTGCATTTGTAACTCCAACCACTTCAGCCTCTTCATCTCGAGAAGGAGGAGCAACAAGCTCGTCAATAGTTAAGCTTTCTCAAGGTCTAGAAATAGTGGCGAAAGTTCCTGAAAGTGATATTGGAAGAATAAAAACTGGTCAAGAAGCAACAATTAGAGTAGATGCTTTTCCTGATAAACGTTTTGAAGCATTTGTTTCCAAAGTCTCTCCAAGTGCAATCAAAAACAACAACGTAACTTCATTTGAAGTTACGTTGTTGTTAAGCAATAGGCCTGAAGATTTACGCTTAGGAATGACTTCTGATATCAACTTTGAAACAGGAGCAACCAAAATTAGTACGCTTATTCCAACAGTAGCAATTGTCACGGAAGGCGGAGAAGCTGGGGTGCTGATAGTTGGAAAAAACAATCAACCAACATTTAAAAAAGTTGAGTTAGGAACAAGTAGTGGTAGCAAAACTGCCATAATATCAGGATTAAAACCAGGAGAAAAAGTTTTTATTGATCTTCCTCCTTGGGCTAAAAAAACAAAAAGTTAA
- the ychF gene encoding redox-regulated ATPase YchF, with protein sequence MLKAGIVGLPNVGKSTLFNALVANAQAQAANFPFCTIEPNVGSVSVPDQRLNLLGELSNSKQIIPTRIEFVDIAGLVKGASKGEGLGNKFLANIREVDAIVHVIRCFKDDDVVHVSGSVDPSRDIEIINLELALSDLNQIEKRRTRLKKQLSTNKEAKLENDVLEKISLALENENAVRSLSLTDEEKKLIKPLGLLTEKPIIYATNLGEDELSKGNNFSEEVNNLASKESSECVKISAQVEAELIELGEEERDDYLKGLGVEEGGLISLIKATYRLLGLSTYFTTGEKETKAWTICDGMTAPQAAGVIHTDFEKGFIRAQTISYKKLLEAGSLSEARNKGWLRSEGKEYVVNEGDVMEFLFNV encoded by the coding sequence ATGTTAAAAGCCGGAATTGTCGGACTACCTAATGTGGGCAAATCGACTTTGTTCAATGCTCTTGTTGCAAATGCACAGGCTCAAGCAGCGAACTTTCCTTTTTGCACGATTGAACCCAATGTAGGCTCTGTTTCAGTTCCTGACCAACGGTTGAATTTACTTGGTGAACTTAGTAATAGCAAGCAAATTATTCCAACTAGAATTGAGTTTGTTGATATTGCTGGTCTTGTAAAAGGAGCAAGTAAGGGAGAGGGACTTGGAAACAAATTCTTAGCAAATATAAGAGAGGTAGATGCAATAGTTCATGTGATTAGATGTTTCAAAGATGATGATGTCGTACATGTATCGGGATCAGTTGATCCTTCAAGAGATATAGAGATAATAAATTTAGAATTAGCTTTGTCTGACTTGAATCAGATAGAAAAGCGAAGAACAAGATTAAAGAAACAATTAAGCACTAATAAAGAAGCAAAGTTAGAGAATGATGTATTAGAAAAGATAAGTTTAGCCTTGGAAAATGAAAATGCTGTTAGGAGTTTGTCATTAACTGATGAAGAAAAAAAATTAATTAAACCATTAGGATTATTAACTGAAAAACCAATTATTTATGCAACTAATTTAGGAGAAGATGAACTGTCTAAGGGTAACAATTTCTCAGAAGAGGTAAATAACCTTGCATCTAAAGAAAGTTCTGAATGTGTAAAAATTTCAGCCCAAGTTGAAGCAGAGTTAATTGAGTTAGGTGAGGAAGAAAGAGATGATTATCTAAAAGGACTAGGTGTTGAAGAGGGGGGTCTAATTAGTCTTATTAAAGCTACATATAGATTACTTGGGTTAAGCACATATTTCACGACAGGAGAAAAAGAAACGAAAGCTTGGACTATTTGTGATGGGATGACAGCTCCTCAGGCGGCTGGGGTGATCCATACGGATTTTGAGAAGGGATTTATTCGAGCTCAAACGATTTCATATAAAAAGCTTTTAGAGGCTGGATCTTTATCTGAGGCCCGAAATAAAGGTTGGCTACGAAGTGAGGGGAAAGAGTATGTAGTGAATGAGGGAGATGTTATGGAGTTTTTATTCAACGTATAG